One window of Streptomyces sp. SUK 48 genomic DNA carries:
- a CDS encoding MerR family transcriptional regulator, translating to MRYLPIGELADKAHVRASALRYWEERGLLPGARREGGRRVWPATTLRRVALIKMAQRAGFTLAEITRLLSEETTAAATRQWRDMATRKLPELDRHIAQTQALRQAVADCLECGCMNFDRCVLLDTADLAP from the coding sequence ATGCGCTATCTGCCCATCGGGGAACTCGCGGACAAGGCGCACGTGCGGGCTTCGGCGCTGCGCTACTGGGAGGAGCGCGGTCTGCTGCCCGGCGCGCGCCGCGAGGGCGGCCGCCGGGTGTGGCCCGCCACCACGCTCCGGCGGGTCGCCCTGATCAAGATGGCTCAGCGGGCGGGGTTCACCCTCGCGGAGATCACGCGGCTGCTGAGCGAGGAGACCACCGCGGCCGCCACCCGCCAGTGGCGGGACATGGCCACGCGCAAGCTGCCCGAGCTCGACCGGCACATCGCGCAGACCCAGGCCCTGCGCCAGGCGGTTGCCGACTGCCTGGAGTGCGGCTGCATGAACTTCGACCGGTGCGTACTCCTCGACACCGCGGACCTGGCGCCCTGA
- a CDS encoding MFS transporter, producing the protein MFSAARARPAPGPCRSLFADRAFRRLMPVFALSDLGDGMSVVAVAWLALALGPGGGRGALAGIAVASYVLPGALGALLLGRWTRRLPARRLLVTDAATRAVLLGAVPLAHLAGVLTPAVYVGLLGASSLFHAWGKAGKHALFAPVLSEGRRRAANSVLSTSLWSATIAGPALAGFLVRAVSPAWIIGLDAATFAALAVRTARTPLPRSSEPPVTGGAPRGPGILRRRPELLGLLLVTWVFNLAFGPVEVALPLFVSGDLDAGAGLLGGYWAAFGIGAVIGALALGAAGRLPLWPAVLGIIAGHGVGMLPFALTDSAVPSLIGFAFAGLVYGPYSALSLTLIQDRAPAGALTTVLAARGAVLLTASPVGAALGGFLLDRTSAPAVLVGSGVLMILTVPAGIVVLKIHGARTARAVRAPRGA; encoded by the coding sequence ATGTTCTCAGCAGCACGGGCGCGTCCGGCGCCCGGCCCCTGTCGCTCCCTGTTCGCCGACCGCGCCTTTCGGCGGCTGATGCCCGTCTTCGCGCTGTCCGACCTGGGCGACGGCATGAGCGTCGTCGCGGTCGCGTGGCTGGCGCTCGCACTGGGCCCCGGCGGCGGCCGAGGTGCGCTGGCCGGTATCGCCGTCGCCTCCTACGTCCTGCCCGGCGCGCTGGGCGCCCTGCTCCTGGGCAGGTGGACGCGGCGGCTCCCCGCCCGGCGACTGCTGGTCACCGACGCCGCGACACGGGCCGTCCTGCTGGGAGCGGTGCCGCTCGCCCACCTGGCGGGGGTGCTCACCCCGGCCGTCTACGTCGGGCTCCTGGGCGCTTCCTCGTTGTTCCACGCCTGGGGCAAGGCCGGCAAGCACGCCCTCTTCGCCCCTGTGCTCTCCGAGGGCCGGCGCCGGGCGGCCAACAGCGTGCTGAGCACCAGTCTGTGGAGCGCGACCATAGCGGGCCCCGCACTCGCGGGCTTTCTCGTGAGAGCGGTGTCCCCGGCCTGGATCATCGGCCTGGACGCCGCCACGTTCGCCGCGCTCGCCGTCCGGACCGCCCGCACCCCCCTGCCCCGGTCGTCCGAGCCCCCGGTGACCGGCGGGGCACCGCGCGGGCCGGGGATTCTGCGCCGCCGACCGGAACTCCTCGGACTGCTCCTCGTGACCTGGGTGTTCAATCTCGCCTTCGGCCCCGTCGAAGTCGCCCTCCCCCTGTTCGTCTCCGGCGATCTCGACGCCGGGGCGGGGCTGCTCGGCGGCTACTGGGCCGCCTTCGGCATCGGAGCCGTCATCGGCGCTCTCGCGCTGGGCGCGGCCGGACGGCTCCCGCTGTGGCCGGCCGTGCTCGGGATCATCGCGGGCCACGGCGTCGGCATGCTCCCCTTCGCCCTCACGGACTCCGCGGTCCCCTCCCTGATCGGGTTCGCGTTCGCCGGACTCGTCTACGGCCCCTACTCCGCGCTGTCCCTCACCCTGATCCAGGACCGCGCGCCCGCCGGCGCGCTCACCACGGTTCTGGCCGCGCGCGGCGCCGTGCTCCTGACGGCCTCCCCTGTAGGGGCCGCGCTCGGCGGCTTCCTCCTCGACCGGACCAGTGCCCCCGCCGTGCTCGTCGGCAGCGGCGTGCTGATGATCCTCACCGTTCCCGCCGGCATCGTCGTGCTGAAAATCCACGGAGCCCGGACGGCCAGGGCCGTCCGGGCTCCGCGCGGCGCCTGA
- a CDS encoding thiamine pyrophosphate-dependent enzyme — translation MSRTVARVIVDALSELGVRQVFGVVGDALNPVTDAIRGTESLEWVGCRHEEAAAFAASAQSQLSGTLGVCMGTVGPGSVHLLNGLYDAAKSHAPVLAIAGQVPLAELGSDYFQEVDNDALFSDVAVFRATITSPDQLPQLLETAVRTAIGRKGVAVLTVPGDLGERELTDDRPPRFSLAPAVTRPDGSAARRAAELLDRSERVTLLVGEGARAAREDVLTLADRLAAPMVLTLKAKAGFEGEHNPFQVGQTGLIGNPAAAEALQDADTLLLLGTDFPYRDWYPEGRTVIQVDTEATHIGRRVPVDVGLVGDTGATVRDLLEHLGTVAGGARDRAHLDKARERFDGWRAGQARLADPDHDKGLVGRLRSALDNRSHDIRPEVLAAAVDRAAADDAVFTSDTGMATVWLSRFVEMRGERRLIGSYNLGSMANAMPQALGAQCLDRERQVVAFCGDGGLSMLLGDLMTLKTQRLPVKLVVFDNRRLGMVKLEQEQAGLPEFGTVLDNPDFAAVAEAMGITGIRVTEPSEVESAVRRAFDTPGPVLLDVLTNPDEIAVPAQPTVEQGWGFAVAKVKEVVRSHGDTSDH, via the coding sequence ATGTCCCGTACTGTTGCCCGCGTCATCGTGGACGCGCTGAGCGAACTCGGCGTACGCCAGGTGTTCGGCGTCGTGGGAGACGCCCTCAACCCCGTGACCGACGCCATCCGCGGCACCGAGAGCCTGGAATGGGTGGGCTGCCGGCACGAGGAGGCGGCGGCCTTCGCCGCGAGCGCCCAGTCCCAGCTCAGCGGAACCCTCGGCGTGTGCATGGGCACCGTAGGACCCGGTTCCGTCCACCTCCTGAACGGGCTGTACGACGCCGCCAAGAGCCACGCCCCGGTCCTGGCCATCGCCGGGCAGGTACCGCTCGCCGAACTCGGCAGCGACTACTTCCAGGAGGTCGACAACGACGCCCTCTTCAGCGACGTGGCCGTCTTCCGCGCCACCATCACCTCGCCCGACCAGCTGCCGCAGCTGCTGGAGACCGCGGTGCGCACGGCGATCGGCCGCAAGGGGGTCGCCGTACTCACCGTGCCGGGCGACCTGGGCGAGCGGGAACTGACCGACGACCGGCCGCCCCGGTTCTCCCTGGCCCCCGCGGTGACCCGGCCGGACGGTTCGGCCGCCCGGCGCGCCGCGGAACTCCTCGACCGGTCCGAGCGCGTCACCCTGCTCGTCGGCGAGGGGGCGCGCGCCGCCCGCGAGGACGTCCTCACCCTCGCCGACCGGCTGGCCGCGCCGATGGTGCTCACGCTGAAGGCGAAGGCGGGTTTCGAGGGCGAGCACAACCCGTTCCAGGTCGGCCAGACCGGTCTGATCGGCAACCCGGCCGCGGCGGAGGCCCTCCAGGACGCGGACACCCTTCTGCTGCTCGGCACCGACTTCCCCTACCGGGACTGGTATCCCGAGGGCAGGACGGTGATCCAGGTCGACACCGAGGCCACCCACATCGGGCGCCGGGTGCCGGTCGACGTCGGGCTCGTGGGCGACACCGGCGCCACCGTACGCGACCTCCTGGAGCACCTCGGCACGGTGGCCGGGGGCGCACGTGACCGCGCGCACCTGGACAAGGCGCGCGAACGCTTCGACGGGTGGCGTGCGGGCCAGGCCCGGCTCGCCGACCCCGATCACGACAAGGGCCTCGTGGGACGGCTCCGCTCCGCACTGGACAACCGCAGCCATGACATCAGGCCCGAGGTGCTGGCCGCGGCGGTGGACCGTGCCGCCGCCGACGACGCCGTCTTCACCTCCGACACGGGCATGGCCACGGTGTGGCTCTCCCGTTTCGTCGAGATGCGCGGTGAGCGGCGCCTCATCGGCTCGTACAACCTCGGTTCGATGGCCAACGCCATGCCGCAGGCGCTGGGCGCGCAGTGCCTGGACCGCGAGCGCCAGGTCGTGGCCTTCTGCGGCGACGGCGGACTGAGCATGCTCCTCGGCGACCTCATGACCCTCAAGACCCAGCGCCTGCCCGTCAAGCTCGTCGTCTTCGACAACCGCCGGCTCGGGATGGTGAAGCTCGAACAGGAGCAGGCCGGTCTGCCCGAGTTCGGGACCGTACTCGACAATCCCGACTTCGCCGCCGTGGCCGAGGCCATGGGCATCACCGGCATCCGGGTGACGGAGCCGTCGGAGGTGGAGAGCGCGGTGCGACGGGCCTTCGACACTCCGGGCCCGGTCCTGCTCGACGTGCTCACCAACCCCGACGAGATCGCCGTACCGGCCCAGCCGACCGTCGAACAGGGCTGGGGGTTCGCGGTGGCCAAGGTGAAGGAGGTCGTACGGAGCCACGGGGACACCAGCGACCACTGA
- a CDS encoding PRC-barrel domain containing protein, whose protein sequence is MTENMWNYAPTAGHTPDADLTGYTVEARDGHIGKVDKHSHDVGSQYIVVDTGVWIFGKEVLLPAATITLIDHEARTISVARSKEEIKNAPEFDKDKHLGDPAYRDQISGHYGAGGSGH, encoded by the coding sequence TTGACCGAGAACATGTGGAACTACGCCCCGACCGCCGGCCACACCCCCGACGCCGATCTGACCGGCTACACGGTGGAGGCGAGGGACGGGCACATCGGCAAGGTCGACAAGCACTCCCACGACGTCGGATCGCAGTACATCGTCGTCGACACCGGTGTGTGGATCTTCGGCAAGGAGGTCCTGCTCCCGGCCGCGACGATCACCCTCATCGACCACGAGGCGAGGACCATCAGCGTCGCCCGCTCCAAGGAAGAGATCAAGAACGCACCGGAGTTCGACAAGGACAAGCACCTGGGCGACCCCGCCTACCGGGACCAGATCAGTGGCCACTACGGAGCCGGCGGTTCGGGGCACTGA